Below is a window of Malus domestica chromosome 13, GDT2T_hap1 DNA.
AGAACATGGAACCTTTTCATTTGTAATTGAACAATTTCGTGCTGCTACAATCTATTCCACGATGATGGGAAGTTGTACGCAATGGTGCAGGAAGATATCAGTTATCTAGTGGTTTTCGATCCCCAAGAGGTTCTCTCCTCCAAAAATGAGTGCAGGGGAAAGACATTATTTGTATGAGTTCCCCACGACATTCCTGGTGAAATGGAAGATGCGAGAGCGTCCTTGTTCAGGTCCACCAAAGGTGACATTATGCTTTTCTGGCGGAGTGAAGTGGAAGATATATATCTGATGTTGAAGCTGAAGTTTGGTGGTCAAACTCGTCGAGCTGAAAGGGTAAAGGTAAGCGGTAGTAATGATCTCAAGGACGAGGTAATCTTTGTAGGAGATGGGAGGAAACACCTCGATTTCTATGTCAAAGCTAACCAACTCATCGATCTCCGAGTTGTTGAGCCTGAGAGGTGGAGGTGGAAACTGCCTGTACTATGATAGCGAAGAAGTTGTCCGCCAGATTTGTGTTTATACGTTGCTAAAGAGACGCGAGTGAAATATTATTATTCGAGCAGGAAAAAGCCGTACCGCCTACACGGCAGTGGCGACGCACGGGCACCAACCATCCATGGACTAAATTTCATGCATCAACCATCCAAGGACCAGTCAAAAACTTGACGCAAATACATTTGCTATTTGATGATCTATGTAACGCGTTGCCTACAACCTCTCATCTTAAAAAATAACTTATTAGAcccatcatcttcttccccagTCCATAAAGCACTTTCATTAATGCCACAACGTAAAGAAAATACGATGTCCGATAGCCGGGTTACACATTTCAAAGGTTCAATGCAACTCCAACCAATTTCAAATTACAAGATATTCCCCGAAATGAAAAACATGTCTGCAGGGCTTAGTAGCGATACTTGGTGGAGTAGTCCTTGGGAGCAATGACCAGACCGCGTCCCTTCCTTGCCCCGCGGTACACTGTCTCAACAATGTCAATGAACTCTTGCTTGTCCTTGAGAGCCCAGTTGATCTTGTTGTTGTTCCCCGTGCCAAGATCAATCATAATGTGCTTGTTTCTGAAAAAGAACATCACTGTCGATGGATCGTACAGCTCATACATTGTGTTGAAATCAGGAACCTCCGTGATGTCCACAAGGTAAATCACAGCAAAGTTTTTTAATGTCTCAGCAACTGAAGCCAGCACCTCATCCATCTAACAAACCGGACATGATAACCAACCACAAGTTAACCGGCAGCTTTCAAATTAGGGTTAATAAATATATCCAATATACCGAAAAAAAGAGA
It encodes the following:
- the LOC103451446 gene encoding thioredoxin-like protein YLS8 yields the protein MSYLLPHLHSGWAVDQAILAEEERLVLIRFGHDWDETCMQMDEVLASVAETLKNFAVIYLVDITEVPDFNTMYELYDPSTVMFFFRNKHIMIDLGTGNNNKINWALKDKQEFIDIVETVYRGARKGRGLVIAPKDYSTKYRY